In Plasmodium malariae genome assembly, chromosome: 11, the following proteins share a genomic window:
- the PmUG01_11053900 gene encoding conserved Plasmodium protein, unknown function, producing the protein MNEDVDLLDYLMHKKEVKNIIENEADDISNFMTCKKMELTKKKNENIKSMKKLILKYPDTFIKTSIISREIKKNIQDNEMLFDDININFEKISELFESDDYKKNINNLKYDFNSHMPNDNYLREIFKIPLLLYKGNEKENLQECMKYIKICCTIKLYLCEYYNYNSSNECLIRYLKCYQKNVNKEIKKTREHICELIMKCENVDTLKIYLQHLSDIYNYFNLPLSNMEADKECFASSNENKNGKKCMNRSGACNTNDNNLPSSNHNNMTNSGNFTDCSIKRKTNIEYIKNEFLILKHFSIIAFVREELEKKKKNNKINSYLTIYEIITAFFNQITHLKSIYEHIFNIAVDTNLYKHIIFMYYFALSLIHIKVKQNNTLLFVSECNNDGNKSDVSLLNKLNKEILTKIKNDYCNDPHNDDNRNVEKLLTEKEKNNNNISYNERMEIQKDGHNKRTCDSYLETPQSVSSMTASNLFMNCSEKKLENETAIDKYKEYKSNKNDLEKIFFKDSLPSKYHFVNLNSSIFSYMYYFVFFKDDKAILAFHNSDDENKKEKKNRGRKGENFPNEEKINLKESISSVYRKNILLKNHFNFVDNLYEEEDKKCEQKKRKMSKQKGEQLGDQIGEQIDEQKNHQKSKQKFICFNNYKSIQALVQSQKIKESACELYKYRKDKPPLILVAERHENNNTRMDASTIFDNILNKIFIIYIYDFLQRSNYYFYQNILFFDENEKNEISSQGVHNTTCVIAEEIKRQREYFLKNRNDFFFQSKREDKDEMKKKTNSSDEFNQKYYHEKINEKLKYAFLISYFFNITFILKNIKYYVDKSLFFVIISFFENSFKSVIEHLIIIFIKNHNIFFKYQTFLFIMQVLFKTIFPFTFFFLSCIFHIDVTSSTVCLERGEGGKLKFD; encoded by the coding sequence ATGAATGAGGACGTGGATTTACTTGACTACCTAATGCACAAAAAGGaagtgaaaaatataattgaaaATGAGGCGGACGATATAAGCAATTTTATGACttgtaaaaaaatggaattaactaaaaaaaaaaatgaaaacatcAAAAGTATGAAAAAgttaattttgaaatatcctgatacatttataaaaacttCAATTATATctagagaaataaaaaaaaacatacaaGACAACGAAATGTTATTTGATGACATAAAcattaattttgaaaaaatttcaGAATTATTTGAAAGTGatgattataaaaaaaatataaataatttaaaatatgatttcAATTCACATATGCCAAATGATAATTACTTAagagaaatttttaaaattcccTTACTACTTTACAAAGGAAacgaaaaggaaaatttgcAGGAGtgtatgaaatatataaaaatatgttgcactataaaattatacctgtgtgaatattataattataattcgAGCAACGAATGTTTAATAAGATACCTAAAATGttatcaaaaaaatgtaaataaagaaataaaaaaaacaagagaACATATATGTGAGTTAATTATGAAATGTGAAAATGTAGAcactttaaaaatttacttgCAGCACTTGtctgatatatataattactttAATTTACCACTTAGCAATATGGAAGCGGATAAAGAGTGCTTTGCCAGTTcgaatgaaaataaaaatggcaaaaaatgtatgaacAGGTCAGGCGCTTGTAATACGAATGATAACAATTTACCGAGTagtaatcataataatatgacCAATTCAGGCAATTTTACAGATTGCAGTATAAAACGCAAAACGAATAtcgaatatattaaaaatgaatttttaattttgaagCATTTTAGTATCATAGCGTTCGTAAGAGAAGagttggaaaaaaaaaaaaaaaataataaaataaacagtTACTTAActatttatgaaataataactGCGTTTTTCAATCAAATTAcacatttaaaaagtatctacgagcatatatttaatattgcAGTAGACAcgaatttatataaacacataatatttatgtactatTTTGCTCTTTCgttaatacatattaaagttaaacaaaataatactttattatttgtaagtGAATGTAATAACGATGGGAATAAAAGCGATGTTAGTTTACTAAATAAACTGAACAAGGAAATtcttacaaaaataaagaacGACTACTGTAATGATCCCCATAATGATGACAATAGAAATGTAGAGAAACTTTTaacagaaaaagaaaaaaataataataatatttcctACAATGAGAGGATGGAAATACAGAAGGACGGACATAATAAAAGAACATGTGACAGTTATTTGGAAACTCCTCAGTCAGTATCCTCTATGACAGCTAGCAATCTTTTTATGAAttgttcagaaaaaaaattagaaaatgaAACTGCTATAGATAAATACaaagaatataaaagtaacaaGAACGATTTggagaaaattttttttaaggacAGCTTACCTTCAAAATatcattttgtaaatttaaatagCTCCATATTCAGTTACATGTattactttgtttttttcaaagATGACAAGGCAATTTTAGCCTTCCATAATTCTGATgatgaaaacaaaaaggaaaaaaaaaatagaggaAGGAAGGGGGAAAACTTTCcgaatgaagaaaaaattaatttaaaagagTCAATAAGTTCAGTATATCGCAAAAACATACTGTTGAAAAATCATTTTAACTTCgttgataatttatatgaagaagaagataaaaaatgcgaacaaaaaaaaagaaaaatgagtAAACAGAAAGGTGAGCAATTGGGTGATCAAATAGGCGAGCAAATAGATGAGCAAAAAAACCATCAAAAAAGTAagcaaaaatttatatgcttTAACAATTACAAATCGATACAAGCTTTAGTCCAAAGTCAGAAAATTAAAGAGTCTGCATGTGAATTGTATAAATACAGAAAAGATAAACCACCCCTCATTTTAGTAGCAGAAAGACATGAGAACAACAACACTAGAATGGACGCCTCTACCATATTtgataacattttaaataagatatttataatatatatttacgatTTTCTTCAAAGGAgtaactattatttttatcaaaatattttattttttgatgaaaatgaaaaaaatgaaataagtaGTCAGGGTGTACACAATACTACATGTGTAATAGCAGAAGAGATTAAGCGTCAAAGAGAATATTTCCTTAAAAATAggaatgattttttttttcaatccAAAAGAGAAGACAAAGacgaaatgaaaaaaaaaacaaattctTCAGACGAATTTAACCAGAAATATTatcatgaaaaaataaatgagaaaTTGAAATATgcctttttaatttcttatttttttaatattacatttattttaaaaaatattaaatattatgtagATAAATCCTTGTTCTttgtaataatttctttctttgaaaattcatttaaaagTGTCATTgaacatttaattataatctTTATCAaaaatcataatattttttttaaataccagacttttctttttataatgcaagtactttttaaaactatttttccttttacctttttttttctttcttgcATTTTTCACATTGATGTGACCAGTTCAACGGTATGTTTAGAAAGAGGAGAGGGGGGAAAACTAAAATTCGactaa
- the OAT gene encoding ornithine aminotransferase, putative gives MDFVKDLKSSQDYMNNELTYGAHNYDPIPVVLKRGKGVFVYDIEDRRYYDFLSAYSSVNQGHCHPDILNAMINQAKKLTICSRAFFSDSLGVCERFLTSIFGYDKVLMMNTGAEANESAYKLCRKWGYEIKKIPENSAKIIVCNNNFSGRTLGCVSASTDKKCKNNFGPFVPNFLKIPYDDLEALEQALQDPHVCAFVVEPIQGEAGVILPSDNYFKGVEKLCKKYNVLFVADEVQTGLGRTGKLLCTQHYGVKPDVILLGKALSGGHYPISAILANNDIMLVLKPGEHGSTYGGNPLAAAICVESMKVLINEKLSENAEKLGGPFLEELKRELKDSKIIREIRGRGLLCAIEFKNEIINVWDICLKLKENGLITRSVHDKTVRLTPPLCITKEQLDECIQIISKTIKYFDDNL, from the coding sequence ATGGACTTCGTTAAGGATCTGAAGAGTAGCCAGGACTATATGAACAACGAATTAACCTATGGAGCACACAATTATGACCCAATTCCAGTTGTTTTAAAGAGAGGAAAAGGTGTGTTTGTATATGATATTGAAGATAGGAGGTACTACGACTTTTTGTCAGCGTACTCATCAGTAAATCAAGGACATTGTCATCCTGATATTTTGAATGCAATGATAAATCAGGccaaaaaattaacaatatgTAGTAGGGCATTCTTTAGTGATTCACTAGGTGTTTGTGAACGATTTCTTACAAGTATATTTGGTTATGATAAAGTGTTAATGATGAATACAGGGGCAGAAGCAAATGAATCAGCTTACAAGTTATGTAGGAAATGGggatatgaaataaaaaaaattccagAAAATTCTGCAAAAATTATTGTGtgcaataataatttttcaggAAGAACATTAGGTTGTGTATCTGCATCCACagataaaaaatgtaaaaataattttggtCCATTTGTAccaaattttcttaaaataccTTATGATGATTTAGAAGCTTTAGAACAAGCTTTACAAGATCCACATGTTTGTGCATTTGTTGTTGAACCAATACAAGGGGAAGCAGGTGTTATTCTACCATctgataattattttaaaggtGTTGagaaattatgtaaaaaatataatgtattatttgtAGCAGATGAAGTTCAGACAGGGTTAGGTAGGACAGGTAAATTATTATGCACCCAACATTATGGTGTTAAACCCGACGTTATTTTACTTGGTAAAGCATTATCAGGTGGACATTATCCCATATCGGCTATTTTGgcaaataatgatataatgcTTGTTTTAAAACCTGGTGAACATGGATCAACTTATGGAGGTAATCCACTTGCAGCTGCAATATGTGTAGAATCAATGAAGGtgttaataaatgaaaaattatcaGAAAATGCTGAAAAATTAGGTGGACCATTCTTAGAAGAACTTAAAAGAGAATTAAAAGATAGTAAAATTATTCGAGAAATTAGAGGAAGAGGTTTGTTGTGTGCCattgaatttaaaaatgaaataattaatgtaTGGGATATTTGCTtaaaattaaaggaaaatGGACTTATTACAAGGTCTGTGCATGACAAAACAGTTCGTTTAACTCCTCCCCTTTGTATTACCAAGGAGCAGTTAGATGAATGtatacaaattatttcaaaaacgattaaatattttgacGATAATTTGTAA
- the CCT6 gene encoding T-complex protein 1 subunit zeta, putative, with translation MSIHLLNRKADSLRSTNVLLTNINASKGMYEIIKSNLGPKGSYKMLVSSSGAIKITKDGNVLLNEMMIQHPTASMLSRICSSIDENLGDGSSSNLIVATSLIYLSEKYIIYESIHPRIITQGFDSVKAILLDVLESMKIPLHIEKKFDKELLYNVAKTCVRTKLPIALADKLADDLVESIKIIYNPEKQIDLHMIEIIDIKRNMSINTKLIRGMVLDHGCRHPNMPSKLTKCFILVLNVSLEYEKSEVFSSFVYSNAEDRSKLVESERKFTDDKVKKIIELKKMLIEKKFKENNELYNFAVFNQKGIDPISLDLLAKENIMALRRIKRRNLERIILCCGGNACNNVYDLTEEDVGYAGLVYEICINDEKYTFIEEVKNPKSCSLFIQAPNDYTIKQIKDAIRDGLRSIKNAIEDNCVISGAGAFEIMAYCKLKEEEKKIKGKQKFAFDIYANSLLNIPKILLENSGLDIHQTLFNVIDKYNEDPSQPLGVDLDTGEPILAHLKGNKRYCPIQKLDGQRIYDNYCVKKQILSIATAISQQILLVDEIIRAGKSMGEEK, from the exons ATGTCCATCCACTTGCTGAATAGAAAGGCGGACAGCCTACGATCGACGAATGTACTTCTTACAAACATCAATGCAAGTAAGGGAATGTACGAAATAATAAAGAGCAACTTAGGACCAAAAGGAAGCTACAAAATGTTAGTGAGCAGTTCTGgagcaataaaaataacaaaggATGGAAACGTTCTTTTGAACGAAATGATGATTCAACATCCTACAGCTAGTATGTTAAGTAGGATATGCTCAAGTATTGATGAAAATTTAGGAGATGGGTCTAGTAGTAATCTTATTGTAGCCACAtcgttaatatatttgtcgGAAAAGTATATCATCTATGAAAGTATTCATCCACGTATTATAACACAAGGTTTTGATTCTGTTAAAGCAATTCTATTAGATGTGTTAGAGAGTATGAAAATACCATTACATATAGAAAAGAAGTTCGATAAAGAATTACTATATAACGTTGCTAAAACTTGTGTGCGAACGAAATTACCGATAGCATTAGCCGACAAGTTGGCGGATGATCTAGTAGAGAGTAttaagataatatataatccAGAGAAACAAATAGATTTACATATGATCGAAATAAtagatataaaaagaaatatgagTATAAACACGAAACTAATTAGAGGAATGGTACTAGATCATGGTTGTAGGCATCCTAACATGCCAAGTAAATTAAcgaaatgttttatattagttTTAAATGTTAGTCtagaatatgaaaaaagtgaagtgttttcttcttttgtCTATTCTAATGCTGAGGACAGAAGTAAATTAGTGGAATCTGAAAGAAAATTTACCGAtgataaagtaaaaaaaattatagaattaaaaaaaatgttgatcgaaaagaaatttaaagaaaataatgaattatataattttgctGTATTCAATCAAAAAGGTATTGATCCAATTAGTTTAGATTTATTAGCTAAGGAAAATATCATGGCATtaagaagaataaaaagaagaaatttagaaagaataattttatgttgtGGTGGTAATGCATGTAATAATGTGTACGATTTGACGGAGGAAGATGTTGGTTATGCTGGATTAGTATatgaaatatgtataaatgatgaaaaatataCCTTCATTGAAGAAGTGAAAAACCCAAAAAGCTGctctttatttattcaagCACCAAATGATTATActattaaacaaataaaagatGCTATTAGAGATGGACTTAGAAGTATTAAAAATGCCATTGAAGATAACTGTGTTATATCTGGGGCAGGTGCATTTGAAATTATGGCGTATTGcaaattaaaagaagaagaaaaaaaaattaaaggaaaacaaaaatttgcCTTTGATATATATGCTAATAGTCTATTAAATATACCCAAGATACTCTTAGAAAATAGCGGACTAGATATTCATCAAACGCTGTTCAATGTGATTGATAAGTACAACGAGGACCCCTCCCAACCCCTAGGGGTCGACTTGGATACCGGTGAGCCAATCCTGGCCCACTTGAAGGGTAATAAACGATACTGTCCAATTCAAAAGTTGGACGGGCAAA GAATATACGACAACTATTGTGTAAAGAAACAAATTCTGTCAATTGCAACGGCTATATCACAACAAATTCTTTTAGTAGACGAAATTATAAGAGCTGGAAAATCTATGGGTGAAGAAAAGTAG
- the PmUG01_11054200 gene encoding conserved Plasmodium protein, unknown function, with protein sequence MEDLSELNKSSIKMLLDENEEYKSESNFNVNANVHQKVEDHIENEYEYQSKGDHNEVNESAEVSSDENEYYEKEKEESGHYEEPNDGFSDASEREEVKEDGVEEDGVEADGAEEGGVEEDGVEENGSEEGGVEEEVKDELEEEVEVEEKEKEKEEDEREKDVNEKEEEDTAEQEDTIEVAEQKEEQIIEAAEQEQEQKVEAEEMEIEEEKYAEEEEKEDENDDKYVEVEEKEYENDDKYVEVEEKEDENDDKYVEIEEKEDEINDKYVEVEEKEDEINDKYVEVEEKEDENDDKYVEVEEKEDENDDKYVEVEEQYAEEAFRDLHSRVTNADKDDENVHHSISYENLWSNQKLNVMSFENVEYNYGYMGEERMDICSPLHKEGKGKNEQLNKSVNNENLKFENGKNENLKFENCKKENLVIHPADQKIINIIQGNNKKFTFPSIHPTDVHISDKEKENISVYHINPENFSYKFNNGLKPSDGYLLIYPHVSNNSIPPKVKKKKLRCC encoded by the exons ATGGAAGATTTGAGTGAGCTAAATAAATCAAGCATAAAGATgttat tGGACGAGAATGAAGAATATAAGAGCGAAAGTAATTTTAATGTAAACGCAAATGTACATCAAAAAGTGGAAGATCATATTGAAAACGAATATGAATATCAAAGCAAAGGAGATCACAATGAGGTGAATGAAAGTGCAGAGGTTTCAAGTGACGAAAACGAGTACTATGAGAAGGAAAAGGAAGAGAGTGGACATTACGAGGAGCCAAATGATGGGTTTAGTGATGCAAGTGAACGGGAAGAAGTAAAAGAGGATGGAGTAGAAGAGGACGGAGTAGAAGCGGACGGAGCAGAAGAGGGAGGAGTAGAAGAAGATGGAGTAGAAGAGAACGGATCAGAAGAGGGAGGAGTAGAAGAGGAAGTAAAAGATGAATTAGAAGAAGAAGTAGAAGtagaggaaaaagaaaaagagaaagaagaGGATGAAAGAGAAAAGGACGTGAACGAGaaggaagaagaagataCAGCTGAGCAAGAAGATACAATAGAAGTAGCTGAGCAAAAAGAAGAACAGATAATAGAAGCAGCTGAGCAAGAACAAGAACAGAAAGTAGAAGCAGAGGAGATGGAAATAGAAGAAGAGAAGTACGCagaggaagaagaaaaagaagacgAGAATGACGATAAATACGTAGAGgtggaagaaaaagaatacgAGAATGACGATAAATACGTAGAGGTGGAAGAGAAGGAAGACGAGAATGACGATAAATACGTAGAGATCGAAGAGAAGGAAGACGAGATTAACGATAAATACGTAGAGGTGGAAGAGAAGGAAGACGAGATTAACGATAAATACGTAGAGgtggaagaaaaagaagacgAGAATGACGATAAATACGTAGAGgtggaagaaaaagaagacgAGAATGACGATAAATACGTAGAGGTGGAAGAACAATACGCAGAAGAAGCATTCAGAGATTTACACAGTAGAGTAACCAATGCAGATAAGGATGACGAAAATGTACATCATAGTATTAGTTACGAAAATTTATGGAGCAACCAGAAATTAAATGTTATGAGCTTCGAAAATGTTGAATATAATTATGGATATATGGGCGAAGAAAGAATGGACATATGTAGTCCACTCCATAAAGAAGGTAAAGGGAAAAATGAACAGCTCAATAAAAGtgtaaataatgaaaatttaaaatttgaaaatggtaaaaacgaaaatttaaaattcgaaaattgtaaaaaggaaaatttagTAATACATCCGGCTGAtcagaaaattattaacataattcaaggtaataataaaaagtttacATTCCCTTCCATACACCCGACAGATGTACATATATCAGACAAAGAAAAGGAGAATATTTCTGTGTATCATATCAATCCAGAAAATTTTAGttataaatttaacaatGGCTTAAAACCGTCTGATggttatttattaatttatccCCATGTGTCAAATAATTCCATTCCCCCGAaagttaaaaagaaaaagctcAGATGTTGCTAG
- the PmUG01_11054300 gene encoding proteasome subunit alpha type-2, putative gives MADGEYSFSLTTFSPTGKLVQIEYALNRVSSSSPALGIRAKNGVIIATEKKSPNELIEENSIYKIQQISEHIGIVYAGMPGDFRVLLKRARKEAVKYSLQYGNEILVKELVKEIASIVQEFTQTGGVRPFGLSLLICGVDAYGYHLYQIDPSGCYFNWKATCIGKDYQNNISFLEKRYNNDIEIEDAIHTAILTLKESYEGIMNEKNIEIGVACNNKPFKILTPNEIKDYLIEIE, from the exons atggctGACGGTGAATATAGCTTTTCTTTAACAACTTTTAGTCCGACTGGTAAATTAGTGCAAATTGAATATGCCCTAAATAGGGTATCTAGCAGTTCTCCTGCCTTag GTATTAGAGCAAAAAACGGAGTGATAATTGCAACAGAGAAAAAGAGCCCGAATGAACTGATTGAAGAAAATAGTATTTACAAAATTCAACAAATAAGTGAACATATCGGAATAGTATATGCTGGTATGCCAGGCGATTTTCGTGTATTATTAAAGAGAGCAAGAAAAGAAGCAGTAAAATATTCTTTGCAGTATGGAAATGAAATATTAGTAAAAGAATTAGTTAAAGAAATAGCATCAATTGTTCAAGAATTTACACAAACTGGAGGTGTAAGACCATTTGGTTTATCCTTATTAATATGTGGAGTTGATGCATATGGTTATCATCTATATCAAATTGATCCATCTGGTTGTTATTTCAATTGGAAAGCTACATGTATAGGTAAAGattatcaaaataatatttcctttttggaaaaaagatataacaACGATATTGAAATAGAAGATGCTATACATACTGCCATTTTAACTTTAAAAGAAAGTTATGAAGGAATTATGAATGAAAAGAATATAGAAATTGGTGTTGCCTGTAATAATAAAccctttaaaattttaactcCAAATGAAATTAAGGATTATCTCATAGAGATTGAGTAA
- the PmUG01_11054400 gene encoding conserved Plasmodium protein, unknown function translates to MNYLKAIFFKSVQTVECKKLIFSLITNVNHVGIRNLSTDMKNIKTDKTNAETNFAANLPKATRIPIMKIFYGIIFLMASVPICQSIYETNKYYKEVIY, encoded by the coding sequence ATGAATTACTTAAAggccatattttttaaaagtgttCAAACTGtagaatgtaaaaaattgattttttcattaattacgAATGTAAATCACGTAGGCATAAGAAATCTAAGTACtgatatgaaaaatataaaaacagatAAAACTAATGCAGAAACAAATTTCGCTGCAAACCTGCCCAAAGCAACTAGGATAccaataatgaaaattttttacggcattatatttttaatggcATCTGTTCCTATTTGCCAGTCCATTTACGAAACCaacaaatattataaggAGGTGATTTATTAA
- the SAM50 gene encoding sorting assembly machinery 50 kDa subunit, putative — MNTEIDLKQNIGSVKINVDGIRKIKKKNLNFLFDEIKKSSNIEDLFLNISKCNGKINTLSIFDGDPDVKLRSIVNRNITIDYILKEKKNNYMIGTNVNNRGEITVDFDMNIPYILKTINSIELKANINSLYTNNFAVRFLIPYIYFIKNGKLIFESNISSLNNTKCASYIVKTNSLKTFLLRDNHSFTWEVNFNKIYHKINKNFIPSNKILQLQDNHIKHTIKHNYKKDRLNYMINNGKEDKKFYYTLYPTSGYYYEIENEISLPFCESKFFKNHLNFLYVQKILQNFYSYINFSNGMKYDYNKDKCCYINKFNFTGSIGSSLIFRGFEHNSIGNAEKCFKFNKKKKNYDINYKYLGANFFTNIQFIFKYIFNFYNSKPILFFYVQLGKLSDTFFSSITQLKKDTRVSAGIGLMTYIQKNISLELFLSYPLLHTPTDKTKLFQVGLNFKGAL, encoded by the coding sequence ATGAATACCGAAATTGATTTGAAGCAAAATATAGGCAgcgttaaaataaatgtggatggcataagaaaaataaaaaaaaagaatttgaattttttatttgatgaaataaaaaagagcaGTAATATTGAGGATTTATTCCTGAACATATCGAAATGTAATGGGAAGATAAATACTTTGAGTATATTTGATGGGGATCCTGATGTAAAATTACGAAGTATTGTAAACAGAAATATTACGAtagattatatattaaaggaaaaaaaaaataattatatgataggtacaaatgttaataatagaGGAGAAATAACAGTAGATTTCGATATGAATATaccttatatattaaaaactaTTAATAGTATTGAACTGAAAGCTAACATAAATAGTTTATATACCAACAATTTTGCTGTTCGTTTTTTaataccatatatatattttataaaaaatggaaaactCATTTTTGAAAGTAATATAAGTAGTCTTAACAATACAAAATGTGCATCATACATTGTTAAGACAAATTCATTGAAAACATTTCTATTAAGGGATAACCACTCTTTTACATGGGAGGTtaactttaataaaatatatcataaaataaataaaaattttataccTTCCAATAAAATTCTTCAATTGCAAGATAATCATATTAAACATACtattaaacataattataaaaaagacagacttaattatatgataaataatggaaaagaggataaaaaattttattacactCTTTATCCCACGTCAGGTTATTACTACGAAATTGAAAATGAAATTTCTTTGCCATTTTGTGAaagcaaattttttaaaaatcatttaaattttttgtacgTACAAAAAATACtccaaaatttttattcatacatTAATTTTAGCAATGGAATGAAGTATGAttataataaagataaatgttgttatataaataaatttaattttactggTAGTATAGGTAGTTCTTTAATATTTCGAGGATTTGAACATAATAGTATTGGAAATGCAGAGAAgtgttttaaatttaataaaaaaaaaaaaaattatgatataaattataaatatttaggtGCTAACTTCTTTACTAATATTCAATTtatctttaaatatatttttaatttttataattccaaaccaatattatttttttatgtacagTTGGGAAAACTTAGtgatacatttttttcttccattacacaattaaaaaaagacacCAGAGTATCTGCAGGTATTGGTCTTATGACTtacattcaaaaaaatatttcgctagaattatttttaagctACCCCTTACTGCATACGCCAACAGATAAGACCAAGTTATTTCAAGTAGGCTTAAATTTTAAGGGCGCCTTGTGA